From the genome of Sphingobacterium kitahiroshimense, one region includes:
- a CDS encoding response regulator, producing the protein MFKKVLIAEDHEMTNISVQKTLKDLGVEDVKYVHYCDHALTWINNALRDKDPYDLIITDIEFEDDESPQQLKDGLSLIKAIKMVQPDIKVILFTAKDRTSKISEMFKLNEIDGMVRKARHDGRHLREALQIVYNNKTYQSPDVKKVIQERNSHEFTQFDLHIIRLLYEGISQKDMPLYLQQREVIPSSLSSIEKRLNIMKDVLNFTKNEQLVAHCKELGII; encoded by the coding sequence ATGTTTAAAAAAGTACTCATTGCCGAAGATCACGAGATGACCAATATTTCAGTACAGAAAACACTTAAAGATCTTGGTGTAGAAGATGTCAAGTACGTTCATTATTGCGATCATGCATTGACTTGGATAAATAATGCACTTCGCGATAAGGATCCATATGATTTGATTATTACCGATATCGAATTTGAAGATGATGAAAGTCCACAGCAATTAAAAGATGGCTTATCACTGATTAAAGCGATTAAGATGGTGCAACCTGATATTAAGGTCATATTATTCACAGCAAAAGATCGAACTAGTAAGATAAGTGAGATGTTTAAGTTAAATGAAATTGATGGCATGGTCCGTAAAGCACGGCATGACGGGCGACATTTACGCGAAGCACTTCAGATTGTATATAATAATAAAACCTATCAATCGCCAGATGTAAAAAAAGTTATTCAAGAGCGCAACTCGCATGAGTTTACACAATTTGATCTACACATCATTCGGTTATTATACGAAGGGATATCTCAAAAAGATATGCCACTTTATTTGCAGCAAAGAGAAGTTATTCCATCTAGTTTAAGCAGTATTGAAAAGCGGCTCAATATCATGAAAGATGTGCTAAATTTCACCAAAAATGAACAGTTAGTTGCACATTGCAAAGAGCTAGGTATTATTTAG